A section of the Papio anubis isolate 15944 chromosome 16, Panubis1.0, whole genome shotgun sequence genome encodes:
- the DDX27 gene encoding probable ATP-dependent RNA helicase DDX27, translating into MLADLGLIGTIGEDDEVPVEPESDSGDEEEEGPIVLGRRQKALGKNRSADFNPDFVFTEKEGTYDGSWALADVMSQLKKKRAATTIDEKIEKVRKKRKTEVKEAKSGKLEKEKETKQGSEPKEQEDLQGNDEEGSEDEASETDYSSADENILTKADTLKVKDRKKKKKGQEAGGFFEDASQYDENLSFQDMNLSRPLLKAITAMGFKQPTPIQKACIPVGLLGKDICACAATGTGKTAAFALPVLERLIYKPRQAPVTRVLVLVPTRELGIQVHSVTRQLAQFCNITTCLAVGGLDVKSQEAALRAAPDILIATPGRLIDHLHNCPSFHLSSIEVLILDEADRMLDEYFEEQMKEIIRMCSHHRQTMLFSATMTDEVKDLASVSLKNPVRIFVNSNTDVAPFLRQEFIRIRPNREGDREAIVAALLTRTFTDHVMLFTQTKKQAHRMHILLGLMGLQVGELHGNLSQTQRLEALRRFKDEQIDILVATDVAARGLDIEGVKTVINFTMPNTIKHYVHRVGRTARAGRAGRSVSLVGEDERKMLKEIVKAAKAPVKARILPQDVILKFRDKIEKMEKDVYAVLQLEAEEKEMQQSEAQINTAKRLLEKGKEAVVQEPERNWFQTKEERKKEKIAKALQEFDLALRGKKKRKKFMKDAKKKGEMTAEERSQFEILKAQMFAERLAKRNRRAKRARAMPEEEPVRGPAKKQKQGKKSVFDEELTNTSKKALKQYRAGPSFEERKQLGLPHQRRGGNFKSKSRYKRRK; encoded by the exons ATGCTTGCAGACCTCGGCTTAATCGGGACCATAGGCGAGGATGACGAGGTGCCGGTGGAGCCCGAGTCTGACTCTGGTGACGAGGAAGAAGAG GGGCCTATTGTGCTGGGCAGACGACAAAAAGCCTTGGGGAAGAACCGCAGTGCTGATTTCAATCCTGACTTCGTTTTCACTGAGAAGGAGGGGACTTATGATGGCAGCTGGGCCCTGGCTGATGTCATGAGCCAACTCAAGAAGAAG AGGGCAGCCACTACAATAGATGAGAAGATTGAGAAAGTtcgaaagaaaaggaaaacagag gttAAAGAAGCCAAGTCTGGGAAgttggagaaggagaaagaaacaaagcaggGCTCTGAACCAAAAGAGCAGGAAGACCTTCAAGGGAATGATGAGGAAGGCTCAGAAGATGAAGCCTCAGAGACCGACTACTCATCAGCTGATGAGAACATCCTCACCAAAGCAG ATACACTCAAAGTAAAGGAtcggaagaagaagaagaaaggacag GAAGCAGGAGGATTTTTTGAAGATGCCTCTCAGTACGATGAAAACCTCTCGTTCCAGGACATGAACCTTTCCCGCCCTCTTCTGAAG GCCATTACAGCCATGGGCTTCAAGCAGCCCACCCCAATCCAGAAGGCGTGCATACCTGTGGGTCTGTTGGGGAAGGACATCTGTGCCTGTGCAGCCACTGGGACAG GTAAAACTGCCGCCTTTGCCCTGCCTGTCTTGGAGCGTCTGATTTACAAACCCCGCCAGGCTCCAGTCACCCGCGTGCTGGTGCTGGTGCCCACCCGAGAGCTGGGCATCCAGGTGCACTCTGTCACCAGACAGCTGGCCCAGTTCTGCAACATCACCACCTGCCTGGCTGTGG GCGGCTTGGACGTGAAGTCTCAGGAAGCAGCTCTTCGGGCAGCGCCTGACATCCTCATCGCCACCCCAGGCCGGCTCATCGATCACCTCCATAACTGCCCTTCCTTCCACCTGAGCAGCATCGAGGTGCTCATCCTGGATGAGGCTGACAG GATGCTGGATGAGTACTTTGAGGAGCAGATGAAGGAGATCATCCGAATGTGTTCCCACCACCGCCAGACCATGCTCTTCTCAGCCACCATGACAGACGAG GTGAAAGATCTGGCTTCTGTCTCCTTGAAGAATCCTGTCCGGATATTTGTGAACAGCAACACGGATGTGGCTCCCTTCCTGCGGCAGGAGTTCATCCGGATCCGGCCTAATCGGGAAGGAGACCGGGAAGCCATCGTGGCAG CCTTGTTGACGAGGACCTTCACTGACCATGTGATGCTGTTCACGCAGACCAAGAAGCAGGCCCACCGCATGCATATCCTCCTGGGGCTCATGGGACTGCAGGTGGGCGAGCTCCATGGCAACTTGTCACAGACGCAGCGGCTGGAGGCCCTCCG GCGTTTTAAGGATGAACAGATTGACATCCTCGTGGCCACTGATGTGGCAGCCCGTGGACTTGATATTGAGGGGGTCAAAACG GTAATCAACTTCACAATGCCTAATACTATCAAGCATTATGTCCACCGGGTGGGGCGAACAGCGCGTGCTGGCAGGGCTGGGCGCTCAGTCTCTCTGGTGGGAGAAGATGAGCGGAAGATGCTGAAGGAGATTGTAAAAGCTGCCAAGGCCCCTGTGAAGGCCAGGATACTTCCCCAAG ATGTCATCCTCAAATTCCGGGACAAGAttgagaaaatggagaaagatgTGTATGCAGTTCTGCAGCTAGAGGCGGAGGAGAAAGAGATGCAGCAGTCGGAAGCCCAG ATCAATACAGCAAAGCGGCTcctggagaaggggaaggaggcagtGGTCCAAGAGCCCGAGAGGAACTGGTTCCAGaccaaagaagagaggaagaaggagaaaa TTGCCAAAGCTCTGCAGGAATTTGACTTGGCcttaagaggaaagaagaaaaggaagaagtttaTGAAGGATGccaaaaaaaagggggagatgACA GCAGAGGAAAGGTCCCAGTTTGAAATCCTCAAGGCGCAGATGTTTGCTGAACGGCTAGCGAAGAGGAATCGCAGAGCCAAGCGGGCCCGAGCAATGCCTGAGGAGGAGCCAGTGAGAGGTCCTG CCAAGAAGCAGAAGCAGGGGAAGAAATCTGTATTTGATGAAGAACTCACCAACACAAGCAAGAAGGCCCTGAAACAGTATCGAGCTGG